The genomic stretch ATTTATCTATATATTTGGCCTTTTTTAGACTATCAATATACCTTCTGTCTGCTGAAAAAAATACATCACACATTGCTCCATTTTTCAGCTGTGTAACAAGCACGTGTGTTCCTGCAACATTGAAAACAACTTTACATGATTTTTGTTTTTCGAACTGTTTAGAAATGTCTTTTACAATACTTTCCAATGTGTTAGGAACAAAAACAATCAAACTTTCTTTTTTGGTTTTATCTTTGCTAAAAGATACATTAGAAACTGTTGAGAATAAAAAAGATGCTATTATAAAAAAATAGACACATCGCATCTTAAAAATAAAAAGTTTTTTTATCATTTCCTGCATCTTCCTTTCATCTTGCAAAATGCATAATCAGTTTGCTTTACATAAAAATCTCTACAATCTCTTTTAAGGCATCTTTTATAAACCCCTGTCTTTCCAATACAACTTTGTCTGAAAGTTTTTCCAATGCACAAAGCCCAATTCTATTTGCTACAATTACATCACAGTCTTTTAGCATATCCACTCTCTTTTCTATCCTCTGTTCATTAGAACAATCTTCTTCTTTGTCTTTAAATTCTCTAACACATATAAGTTCACAGCTTCCATCGCTGAAAAGGTCAACTATCAGAAAATTTTCACTATTTCCAAAATGCCTATTTACAAGTCTTCCATCACTCGTTGCAATTGCCACTCTTTTTTTCTTCATTTTTTTATCACCACCTCTTTTCACACAAGCAATCCAGCTTCATCCGACCTGCACTGTTTGCAATGGGTCACCAGCTGAATTATTTTACTACACTTTTCTCTTGCTTGAGCAAGAACACTACAAGATGGTTTTTCAATATCAGAAAATTTTGCATAGGGTATGAGCGGCATTATATTCATCACCGTAGCACCAAGTTCTTTGACTCTTGCAGCAATCTTCTCAATGTGATGGCTATTTATTCCAGGTATCAAAACTGTATTTACCTTCACCACAAGTCCAAACTCGGATGCTTTGTAGATACCATGTTGCTGTTTATGGACAATAAGCTCAGCCGCCTCTTTGCCAAAATATAGTAGTTCGTTGTACATGGCAAATTCATAAATGTTCTGAGCAATATTGCTATCTACTGCGTTGACTGTGACTGTCACATATTTGACATTGTAATTTAAAAGCACTTCCGCCAAATCTTCTAATAAAAGTCCATTTGTGCTTATACAAAACTCTGCCTGAGCATCATAATTTCTTATAAGCTCAAAAGTTTCAAATGTTTCTTGATTAAAGAGAGGATCGCCCGGTCCAGAAATTCCTACTATCTTTATAGTTTGGTCTTTGCTTGTGATATCCTTGTACCTTAAAAGCGCCTCTTGAGGAGTTAATACTTTTGAGCATGCGCCAGGGTGGTGATCGTTTATGCATGAGATGTTCTTGTCACAGTAATTACATTTGATATTGCAAGACTTTGCAACAGGAAGATGTATTCTGCCAATTTTATATATGACATCTTTATTGAAACATGGGTGACCAAGAAGTTTACTTTCCATCTCAAATCAACCTCCATACAGGTGCATGTATTTCTTTGAACAAATCTTCACACATGTTTAAAAAGCCTTCAAAACATGCATATGGTTTTGTCTCCTGAGGAAATACCAAAA from Caldicellulosiruptor kronotskyensis 2002 encodes the following:
- a CDS encoding radical SAM protein; the encoded protein is MESKLLGHPCFNKDVIYKIGRIHLPVAKSCNIKCNYCDKNISCINDHHPGACSKVLTPQEALLRYKDITSKDQTIKIVGISGPGDPLFNQETFETFELIRNYDAQAEFCISTNGLLLEDLAEVLLNYNVKYVTVTVNAVDSNIAQNIYEFAMYNELLYFGKEAAELIVHKQQHGIYKASEFGLVVKVNTVLIPGINSHHIEKIAARVKELGATVMNIMPLIPYAKFSDIEKPSCSVLAQAREKCSKIIQLVTHCKQCRSDEAGLLV
- a CDS encoding NifB/NifX family molybdenum-iron cluster-binding protein, producing MKKKRVAIATSDGRLVNRHFGNSENFLIVDLFSDGSCELICVREFKDKEEDCSNEQRIEKRVDMLKDCDVIVANRIGLCALEKLSDKVVLERQGFIKDALKEIVEIFM